Proteins encoded together in one Pseudorca crassidens isolate mPseCra1 chromosome 17, mPseCra1.hap1, whole genome shotgun sequence window:
- the MAFA gene encoding transcription factor MafA translates to MAAELAMGAELPSSPLAIEYVNDFDLMKFEVKKEPPEAERFCHRLPPGSLSSTPLSTPCSSVPSSPSFCAPSPGTGGGAGGGGGAAQAGAAPGPASGGPGAVGGASGKPALEDLYWMSGYQHHLNPEALNLTPEDAVEALIGSGHHTGHHGAHHHPEAAAAYEAFRGQGYAGGGGADDMGAGHHHGTHHAAHHHHHHHHHGGAGHGGGGTGHHVRLEERFSDDQLVSMSVRELNRQLRGFSKEEVIRLKQKRRTLKNRGYAQSCRFKRVQQRHILESEKCQLQSQVEQLKLEVGRLAKERDLYKEKYEKLAGRGGPGGAGGAGFPRESSPGVGAKGASDFFL, encoded by the coding sequence ATGGCCGCGGAGCTGGCGATGGGCGCTGAGCTGCCCAGCAGCCCGCTGGCCATCGAGTACGTCAATGACTTCGACCTGATGAAGTTCGAGGTGAAGAAGGAGCCGCCCGAGGCCGAGCGCTTCTGCCACCGTCTGCCGCCCGGCTCGCTATCCTCGACGCCGCTCAGCACGCCCTGCTCCTCCGTGCCCTCCTCGCCCAGCTTCTGCGCGCCCAGCCCGGGCACCGGCGGCGGCgcggggggcggcggcggcgcggcgcaGGCCGGGGCTGCCCCGGGGCCGGCAAGCGGGGGCCCCGGCGCCGTCGGGGGCGCCTCGGGGAAGCCGGCGCTGGAGGATCTGTACTGGATGAGCGGCTACCAGCACCACCTGAACCCCGAGGCGCTCAACTTGACGCCTGAGGACGCGGTGGAGGCGCTCATCGGCAGCGGCCACCACACCGGGCACCACGGTGCGCACCACCACCCAGAGGCCGCCGCGGCCTACGAGGCTTTCCGGGGCCAGGGCTatgcgggcggcggcggcgcggacGACATGGGCGCCGGCCACCACCACGGCACGCACCACGCcgcccaccaccatcaccaccaccaccaccacggcGGCGCGGGCCATGGCGGCGGCGGCACGGGCCACCACGTGCGTCTGGAGGAGCGCTTCTCCGACGACCAGCTGGTGTCCATGTCCGTGCGCGAGCTAAACAGGCAGCTCCGCGGCTTCAGTAAGGAGGAGGTCATCCGGCTGAAGCAGAAGCGGCGCACGCTCAAGAACCGCGGCTACGCTCAGTCATGCCGCTTCAAGCGGGTGCAGCAGCGGCACATTCTGGAGAGCGAGAAGTGCCAGCTCCAGAGCCAGGTGGAGCAGCTGAAGCTGGAGGTGGGGCGCCTGGCCAAGGAGCGGGACCTGTACAAGGAGAAATACGAGAAGCTGGCCGGCCGGGGCGGCCCCGGGGGCGCGGGCGGAGCCGGCTTCCCGCGGGAGTCCTCGCCGGGAGTCGGGGCCAAGGGCGCTTCCGACTTCTTCCTGTGA